Part of the Streptococcus ilei genome is shown below.
AGGTTTTGGATAGTTACTCAATCAAACGAACCGAGACCAACAATAACTTTTATGATCGCTTCATGATTCATCTCAACTACTTCTTGGATTACCTGGATCGCAATCGAGACGATAATCAATCACTTCTAGATATGGAGGAGCACATCAAAAGCTCCTATCCCAAAGCCTTTGAGATTGGTTCCAAGATTTATGATGTGATTTCTAGGGAGACTGGAGTTGACTTGTACAAGAGCGAACGGGTCTATCTTGTCTTACACATTCAACGATTATTGTAACAACTTTTAAAAATTAAGAAATTCAAATTGGAGGAATTGGTCATGACCAAAGAAGAAATGACACTATTAGGTTTTGAGATCGTTGCCTATGCAGGGGATGCTCGCTCTAAACTTTTGGAGGCCCTCAAGGCAGCTGAGAAGGGTGACTTCGCTCAAGCGGAAAGCTTGGTAGAAGAAGCAGGAAGCTGCATCGCAGAGGCTCACAAGTCTCAAACAACTATGCTAGCGCAAGAAGCAGCCGGAGAAGACCTCCCTTACAGCATTACCATGATGCATGGGCAGGACCACTTAATGACAACGATCCTATTAAAAGATGTGATTCATCATTTCATTGAACTATACAAAAGAGGAGTAAAATAATGCA
Proteins encoded:
- a CDS encoding PTS lactose/cellobiose transporter subunit IIA, with the translated sequence MTKEEMTLLGFEIVAYAGDARSKLLEALKAAEKGDFAQAESLVEEAGSCIAEAHKSQTTMLAQEAAGEDLPYSITMMHGQDHLMTTILLKDVIHHFIELYKRGVK